In the Aster yellows witches'-broom phytoplasma AYWB genome, CTAAAAATTCTAAAAAAGCGCCCCCACCAGTAGAAATATGGCTGAAATTTTGATCTAGACCGTATTTAAAGACTGAAGCAGCACTATCGCCGCCACCAATAATAGTAGTTTTATTGGGTGAAAGATTACTTATTGTTTGGGCTAAAGCTTTGGTTCCTTTAGAAAATTGTTCAAATTCAAACACTCCTACAGGACCATTCCAAACAACCGTTTGAGCCGTTTGTAAATGAGTTGTGAAAAGTTCAATTGTTTTAGGTCCAATATCAAGTCCCATTACATCATCAGGAATATTATCATAACTATAAACAGCTACTTGTGTTGTTGGCGAAAATTCTTTTCCACAAACAAAATCTTTAGGTAAAACGATTTTTTTGACTTCTGGAGAAGCTAATAATTCTTTTACTAAAGGGATTTTGTCTGCTTCTAGCAAACTAGTACCTATGTTAAAACCTTTGGCTTTAAGACAAGTATAGCTCATTCCTCCACCTATCAAAAGAACATCAACTTTTTGCAAAAGGCTGCGAATAACTCCAATTTTGTCAGATACTTTGGAGCCACCCAAAACAGCAACCAAAGGTCTTTGAGGAGTTTGTACAATTTTTTTTAAAAAAGATATTTCTTTTTCGACCAAAAAACCAAAACATTTTTCTTTGATATATGTTGCAATGCCTACATTAGAAGCATGGGTGCGGTGGCATGTTCCAAAAGCATCATTGACAAAAATATCACCTAAAGATGCCCAATATTTGCCTAATTCGGGGTCGTTTTTACTTTCTTTTTTGAAAGGAACATCTTCAAAACGAGTGTTTTGTACTACTAACACATCCCCTGGAAGCATCTTGCAAACAGCTTGATTTAAGATTTTTCCTTGGGTTTCTGGAACAAACTTTACTTTTTGTTGCAAATGAAAAGCAATTTTTTCAGCTACCACTTGCAAGCTAAAATGGACTTTATCAGCTTCAGTTTTTACACGTCCCAAATGAGAAAAAATAATAACTTTAGTTTTTTGCTTAACCAAATATTGTAAAGTGGGTAAAATAGCCTTAATTCTGTTGTCATCTGTGATAACGCCGTTTTCTAAAGGAACATTTAGGTCTGCTCGTAATAAAACTTTTTTATTTGTAATGTTCATATTAGTTAAGGATTTTGTCATGCATTTATGCCTTTCACTTAATAAATATTAATTATTTTTAAGTTATTTTTAATATAAATTAGTAAATAGTTAGTTTTGATTGTGTCATTTTTATTATAAATTTTTTTTATTTTATCAAATGTTTAGAGTAATAATAATTTTTAAATTATTGATTATTATTTTAGTGTTTATGTTTTTTAATTTTTTCGATTGTTGATTATGGCAATTCGTCTTTAATGACATTTAGTTCTTCCAAGCATTGATCAAGTTCACCTTCTATAAGGTTTTATTTGCGATTGGTAAAAACTCATATTACAAAAGTTAAAAAAAACATTTCGCCTCTCATTAACCGTTGCTTTTCAAAATCATTAATTCTTTCAACAATAAATTGAATTTATAAAGAAGATTTTTCTTTTAATTTGAAATTATCGTATTCAGTTAACCTAATTTTAACATCTTTAATTAACCACTCTTAATAAAACAAAAAGTTTGGTTTCGTTTTTTCCTTTAAAATAACTGCACAAAGCTAAAATACCAACAAATAATAGTTACAAGTGTTTTAATTGCTAATAAAACAATAACTATAGTATTGTTGGTGTTCATATTTGTATTAGAACTTACCATATTTTGGACCTTTCTTCTATAAAATATAAAAAAGGAAGTTTTTTTTAATGGTAACTATATTTTTTTAAGGAAGTTATTTAAAATTAGAAATTATTAATATTAAATAATTAGGCTTTGTTGATTGAACCAAAAAGAGCTAATTTATGCCTCATTAATTCTTTAATAGCTAAAAAACCGGGATTTAATAACTTGCGCGGATCAAAGCCTTTGTCTGTTAAATCTTTTTTTTCTTCGATGTATTGTCTAGTGGCTCGGGCAAAAACTAATTGAAATTCGGTATTGACGTTGATTTTTGCTACTCCCAAAGAAATAGCTTTTTTAATCATGTCTTCAGGAATGCCAGTTCCTCCGTGCAGCACTAGGGGCATTTGTTTTTTAGTAAGTGCTCTAATTGTTGCAAAAACACTAAAATCAAGTCCTGTCCAATTATCAGGATATTTACCGTGCACATTGCCAATTCCAGCAGCAAGCATATCAACACCTAAATCAGCAATTTGTTTGCATTCTTGAGGATCTGCAATTTCTCCTTTACCAATAATGCCATCTTCTTCACCACCGATGCCCCCAACTTCTGCTTCTATTAAAAGTCCTTTTTGGTGACATATTTCAGTGATTTCTTTGGTTTTGCTTAAATTTTGGGCAAAATCATAATGACTGCCATCAAACATAACAGAAGTGAAACCTGCCTCCATTGCTTGTTTGGCGGCTTCATAAGAGCCGTGATCTAAATGCAAAATAACAGGAACAGAGACATTATAAAAGGCGTCTAGTTCTCTTACCATTGCAACGACTGTTTTAAGTCCTCCCATATATTTTGCAGCTCCTTCGGATACTCCTAAAATAACAGGTGATTTTAGTTCTTCGGCAGTTTGTAAAGCAGCTTTGGTCCATTCTAAATTGTTAATATTTACTTGAGCTATAGCGTATTCTTGTTGATGTGCTTTTAAAAGAACATTTTTATCGGAAGTTAACATTTAACTTAATCCTTTCTTTGGTTTTAGATTTGCATCTAAATTGTAATTAATGAGGTTTGTTAATTGGATTTTTTGAATAAAAAAATAATTTAGGAATTTAGAAAAGTTTTTTAAGGTATAAGTGCAAAAAAATATTATTATTATTGTCAAAAAGAATGCAAATTAACGTTTTTAAAATCACAAAACAGAGAAGAAAAATATAAAAATTATAAAAGCCAGCAAAAATGTATGCTGTTTTTAAATTAAAATCCAAAAGAAAAAATTAAACTAAATGATGTAGTTTTAAAAAATCATAGAATTTATCATCGTCGATATGAGGAGCCAAAAGATTACAATTATCTTTTATTTCTTGGCAATTGGTGTTTTCCAATCCGATGCCTAAATCAGCTAATTTAAGCATTTCAACATCATTATAGCCGTCTCCTACGCAAACTAATTGATGATTGCAGTAAAGCTCTTTTAATTTTTTAATACCACAAGTTTTATTCACGCTTTGAGGAACTAAATCAACACCACCATTAGTTCTCCAATAATACTTTTGCAAGTCTTTCAAATCTTTAAGAAAATTTTGCAATTTTTCTTTGTTGGGTTCGAATAGCCACACTTGATAAACATTGTTGTGCAAATGGAATTCAGGGTCAACTACAGATTTTTTATTGGTGCAATAAAGCTCTCCTAATGAAGGCGGAATTAAGTCTTGTGGACTTGGCACAATTTCTTGTGTCATTCCTGTAAGACCTATGTGAATGTTGGCTTGATGGGCTTTTTCAATTAGTTCTTTAACTACTTCTTTTTTAAAAGGTCTATCATCAATTACTTTATCAAAATATTTAGTAAGACCGCCGTTAAAAAACACAAAATGTTTGAAATAAGGTAGCAAATCACCTAAAACATCTATTCTTTTAATGTTTCTTCCTGTGGCAACTGCTAAAACATTATCAGGGTTTTGGGATAAAGTTTGGATGGCTTTGATCGTTTGAGGAAAGATTTTTTTATATTTAGAACTTAAAAGGGTGCCATCAATATCAAAAATAAATAAAGATTCTTTTTTTTGTTTCATTTGAAACTCCTATTATCCTAACGTATTTGAAAAAAACAAAAAATGATGAAATGCAAAAAATGAAAGAAAAAACAATTAGAAAAAAAGGAGGATTAATTAATTGTAGCAAATTTAAATAAAAACATTTACCAAATCATTAGTAACAAAAAGGACAATCATTTTTTTGAAAAATATCTTTAGTGGAAACTAAGACTTGTTTGCTTGCTATTTGAGCAAAAAATAAAAAATCCTCGGTTTGGAGGGAAGCTTTTCCTGCTAAAATACCATCAATAGCGGGTTGTTCTAAAATAGATTTAATATTGGCAACAGACAACGAACCGCCATAAATAATTCTAATTGCACAAGATGCTTGGAAAGAATAAAGTGCAGTGACTTTTTCTCGGATTTGTTCAATGGTTTTGTTAGCATCTTGGGGATTTGCGCTTTTGCCTGTACCAATTGCCCAAACCGGTTCATAAGCGATGATCATGTTTTTTAATGCTTCTTCTGGAACGCCTGCAAAAATGTTGGTTAATTGTTGGTCTAAAAACATTTGAGTTTGGTTGTTTTCCTTAGTAAGAAGTGATTCACCCACACAAACAGTAGGAACTAATTTGTGTTTGAGAGCCGATAAAAGTTTTAGATTAACTGTTTGATCAGTTTCTCCAAAAAGAGTTCTTCTTTCGCTGTGTCCTAATAAAACGTGTTTGACACCTAGTGAAAGCAAATTTTGCGGTGAAACTTCACCAGTAAAAGCGCCTTCGGTTTCATAAAACATATTTTGAGCCCCTACTTGTAAATTGGCGCCTTGTAATTGTACTAAGGGATCTAATAAGGTAAGTTGGGGGAAAATTAGAGTTTGGACTTGGGTTTGATCAGGAACTTGCAAACTTACTTTTTGGATAAATTCCAGAGCTTCGTCTTTGCATTTGTGCATTTTCCAATTACCTGCAATCACTTTTGTTCTTGGTTTGTAATTCATAAATTACTCCTTTAATATTTTTTTGCAAAAAATAGATGATTAGAAAAATTTAAACTAATTTTTTAAATCAATATTTTTTGAAGTAGAAATTATTAAAAAAATAAAATATTGAATTAAAATTTGTGATAAAGAGAAAGAAAAATACGAAAAGATTTATTATTTTATATTAACATTTACAAATAAAATTATATCATAACAAGGCAAAGGCAAAAAGATTAAATGTTTAAAAAATATAAATAAATATGGTAGTTTAGATTTACTTAAAAAGGTAAATTAAAGAGTATGAGAGCAAAAAAAGAACTCAAAAGCCAAGAATCAAATCTATCTAAAAAACCACCATGACCCGGAAGGAAACTTCCAAAGTCTTTGATGCCATAATCTCTTTTAAATTTGGAAGCTAACAAATCGCTGATTTGAGAAATAATTGAAATTAAAAAAGTATAAATGGAGAATCTAATACAAGAGTCACATTTAAGAAATAAAAAGACAATCAAAACTGTTATAGTAGAACCGAAAGTGCCTAAAATAGCACCTTTTTGAGTTTTTTTAGGACTTAGGTGAGGGGCTAGGGAACTTGTTCCTAAAAATGGACAAAAACACGGGAAACGCGCTAAAAAAGCAAAAGAATCAGTGAACATAACTGATAAAACAAACAAAAAAAAATAATGCCAATGTAGGAAAAATAAAGAAAAAAGACAAGCCATCAAAAAACCTATATAAAAAGTGATAAGAAAGGTTTTGCTTACATCTTTAGTTTGCAAAAAGGGTAAAAAAACTAGCATTATTAAAACTAACAAAAAAGGTAAAAATAAAAGGAGGAAAAAATAATAATTAAATAACGGTTGTTTTAAATATGATAAAAAACTTTTGAAAGGTAGCAAAAAATCATTTCTTAATTTATTATTTTGACAAATATTTTGATACAAAATCAAACAAACGCCTGTAAAAAATAATAAAGTAGAAGTGGCAACTAAACCAAATTTAATAAAGGTTTGTTTTTGGGTGTCTTTGGGGTGGTTGAGTATAAAAAACATTTCTTGGACTGCTTTTATTACTAAACTGGCAAAAACTAAAAATTTGATTTCTAAAGGAGCGCAATAATAAAAGAAAAAAGAAAATAAAACTAAGGTCCCCCCTGTTATTATTCTCTTTTTTATCATATAAACCTCCATTTTTTTAAAGCAAAAGGTAAAAATTGGGTGAAATTATTATATTTTAAAAACAAAATCATTTTAAGCTTTTGATAATTCAATGTTTTTAGTGGCAGTTTGTTTGTCAATAAGTTTAATATTTTTATCAGTTAATGTTTGAATTTGATTTAAATAAAAAGTTTCTAAATCTTTAGTAAGTTCAACTTTTTTGATTTTGTCGTTGCCTTCGCGACGAACGTTTCTGATAGCTACTTTGGTTTTTTCTGATAGTTGCTCTACTTCTTTCATTAAAGCTTTTCTTCTCTCTTCGGTTGGTTTGGGGAAGACAAGCCTTACAACTACACCATCAGTTTGAGGAGTGATTCCTAGATTAGACGCCAAAAGAACTTTTTTAATATTAGGAATTAAATTGCTATCGTAAGGTTTGATGTTGATTTGGTTACCTTCAGAAACACTAATAGAGGCTAACGTTTTTAAAAAAGTGGTCGCTCCATAATAATTAACAGTAATTTTATCTAAAATATTAGGATTAGCAGTTCCAGTGCGAATATCACAAAAGTTTTTTAACATTAATTCTTGGGCTTGAGTCATTTTAATTTCTAAAGACGCAAGAATATCTTTGGCAAATTGTTGCATATTTATTCTCCTTTTGAACTAATAACAGTACCTATGTTGCCTTCTTTGAGTACAACTTTTTTGATGTTACCTTTTTTTAACATATTAAAAACTAAAATATCGATATTATTTTCTAAACAAAGAGAAGCGGCTGTAATATCCATAACTGCCAGTCTTTGAGATAAAATTTGTTGGTGTTTTATGTGTTTGATTAAAACGGCATCTTGGTATTTTTTGGGATCTTTATTGTAAACACCTTCAATATTGTTTTTAGCCATTAAAATAACATCGATGTTTAGTTCGGCAGCTCTTAGGGCAGCAGCAGTATCGGTGGAAAAATAAGGAGAACCAGCTCCTGCACCTAAAATAACTACTCTATCTTTTTCCAAATGACGAATAGCTTTGCGGCGAATATAGGGTTCAGCTACCGAAGAAACAGGAAAGGCGGTCATCACGCGTGTGATGGTGTTTGTTTGTTCTAAGGCATCTTGCAAAGCTAAAGAATTCATGATAGTTCCAAGCATTCCCATATAATCTGCCTGAGAACGATCCATACCAAGTTCTTCACCAGTGCGCCCACGCCAAAGATTGCCTGCTCCTACAATGATAGCAATTTTGACTCCTAAGTCTTTTATTTCTTTGATTTCCCAAGCAATTTTTTTAATAGTGCGAGGATCAATGCCGTATGAAGAGTCGCCTTTAAGAGATTCACCACTTAATTTTAAAAGAATTTTTTTATGCATCCACAAACCCTTTCTTCATAAACATCCGAAACATCTTTAAAAGAGTCTAAATTTGAGTTTGTTAAATGAAGTATGAAATAAAGTATTTTTGAATTATTAGTTACCCATTTCCCAACGAACATAATAAACTACATCAGTATTGTTGGCTTTAAGGTAATCTTTTACTTTTTGATCTGCATTTTTGACAAAAGGTTGTTCTGATAAACACATGTCTTTTAACATTTTGCCTAAACGATTTTCAATAATTTTTTCTATCATTTGTGCTGGTTTGTCTGATAATTCTTTGGCAGCTTGTTTGTGTAAAATCTTTTTTTCTTCTGCTAAAAATGTAGGGTCTACTTTGTCAGGAGTTAAAAATTGTGGTTTGGAAGCAGCTATATGCATCGCTATGTCTTCTGATACAGAAGGGCAGTCGTTTTTTAAAACTACCAAAACAGAAATACGTCCACCTTGGTGTTTGTAAATTCCAAAAGATTCTTGAGGCTTTTTAGTAACTTTTAAAACACGTTTAAGAGTGATATTTTCGCCCAAAACTGAGGTTTTTTCGAACAATAATTCTTGAACTGTTTTATTTTGATAATTAAAGGCTAAAAGGTCTTTAACGTTAGATAATTGTTTTTTTAAAATAATTTCTCCAAGCATTTTTACTAATTGTTGAAAATGTTCGTTTTTAGAAACAAAATCAGTCTCAGAATTGATTTCATATAAAAAAGCATTATTGCCAGCAAAAACAATATTAGTGATGCCTTCAGAAGTTACGCGTCCTTGTTTTTGAGCTGCTTTAATGATGCCTTTTTCTCTTAAAAAAACAATGGCTTTTTCAATGTTGCCTTCAGTTTGTTGTAAAGCTTTGTGACATTCATTCATTCCAGCATGCGTTTTTTGACGCAAATCCTTAATCATTTCGGCTGTAATTTTCATTTATTGCTCCATTCTAAATTTTAATAATTTGATTACTTTTAATTATAAATTGTAAAAATAAAAAAATTGTGTATTGGTTAGTTAAGGACCAAAAAAATTTAATTATCTTTGATTTTGATTTTGGTAAGATGGTTTTCTTGGTGAATCTTGGTAAGGACGTTTGTTAAGGGTGTTGTAATTTTGAGGTTTTAATGGGTTTTTGGCATCAAAAGTTTCTGCTTTTTCAGCAACACCACCATTGCCTTGAACACAAGCATTAGCCATTAACCAAATAATTAATTTCACTCCTCTAATAGCATCATCATTAGCAGGAATAATGTAGTCCACTAAATCAGGGTCACAGTTAGTGTCTACAATCCCAAAAACTTTGATTCCTAATTTTCGCGCTTCGGCAACTGCGATGCTTTCTTTTTCTGGGTCAAAAATAAAAATAGCTTGAGGCAAGTTTTTCATGTCTTTGATGCCACCTAAGAATTTTTCTAATTTGTCTCTTTTGCGCTTTAATTTCACTACTTCTTTTTTAGGAAGTTTTTTCCAAAGTCCTTCTTCTTCTTGTTTGTGGAGCAAATGAAGTAATTCGATTCTTTTTAAAATAGTTTTGAAATTAGTTAGCGTGCCGCCTAACCAACGATGATCCACGTAGTATTGTTGTGAACGTTGTGCTTCTTCTCTAATCGATGATTGAATTTGTTTTTTGGTGCCTAAAAATAAAGCTTTTCCGCCTGAAGTAATGATGTTTAGCAATTCTTGATAAGCTTTTTCAATTTCTTCTGAAGTTTTTTTCAAGTTGATGATATGAATGCCATTTCTAGAAGTAAAAATGTAGGGTTTCATTTTGGGATTCCATTTGCGAGTAGCATGACCAAAATATACTCCTGATTCTAATAATTGTTTTGTTGTAACTACTGCCATTATTATTAAAAAACTCCTTTTTATTTTGATTGATATATTTTCTGAAATATTGTAATGAATTGTGATTAAAAATAAATAAATGATAACTTTGTTTGTGTTTGGGCTTTTTCATTTTAACTATTTAATACATTTTTTAATTGTGTTATAAAATATTTGAGCAATGCATTTATACATCCCTTATGATTAAATAAAAGCTTTTTTTGAAAATTTTTTTTGGGAAGAAAAATTGACGTTTTGAATAATTATGTGATAATTATATAAATTTATAAATCATAAATATAATAACTAAAAAAAATTAAATAATTAAAATTGACGGGCAAAATGGTTTTCCTGGTAACAAAAACAGCAACAAACAAACAAATGAATTAAAAAAATAAGAACAAAAAATAAAATGTTTTTAAAATGATGAAAATAAATAACTTTTTTCCTAACATATTTTATCATATTTAAAACCATTTAACAATGTTTTTGTTGAATGGAGTGCAATTTTGTTACTTTGTGCTACCAAAACCGCCTTTTCTGTAAAAATTATTTTCTTTTTCTTGGGTAATTTGGAAAAAGGTTTGAAAAATTCCTTGTGCAATTCTTTCACCTTTGAAAACTTGAACTGGGCTTTTAGAAAAATTATACAAAGCAATAAAAATATGACCTTCATTTTGCAAATTATTATAATAATCACTATCGACTACTCCCACGCCGTTGGCAAGGGTAAGTTGTTTTTTTAATGGCAAAGAAGACCTTACATAAATTAATAAAACTTCGTTACAAGGAAAATATGCTTTAATTCCTGTGGGAACCAAAATGACTGTTTGCGGTGGAATTTCAATGCTTTGGGATGCTTCAAAATCATAACCAGCGCTGAATTTGGTTTGACGTTGGGGAAGATTGATTCCTTGATTTTGATAACTGCTTACTTTTTCAAAAAAACGGTTTGTTTTATTCATAAAATTAAACCTTGGCTTTCTTTTGGGGGTAGTTAGTAATTTCATTTCTAAATTAATAAATACAAATCACAAAATAAAAGTAATAAAAACGAGAGACAAAAAATAATTAAAAAAGGGTGATAAAAATATCAAAAAATGAGTTTAAATATTATAAAAAAGTTAAAGATTCCAATCAACAGCTTTAATTCCACAAGTTTGCAAATAAGTATTGGTTCGAGAAAAGGGTTTAGATCCAAAAAAACCTCTATGAGCGGAAAAAGGGGAAGGATGGGGACTTTTAATTATGCAATTTCGGGATTGACAAATGTATTGTTCGTATTTTTGAGCAAATTTGCCCCACAAAACATAAACTATATGCGGTTTAGCTTGCAAAGCTTGAAAAATAGTTTTGGTAAATTCTTGCCAACCAATTTGATGATGACTTAAGGGTTTATCTTTTTCAACAGTCAAAATAGCATTAATCATCAAAACGCCTTCTAGTGCCCATTTAGTTAAATTATTGGTGCAAGCAGCAATTTGTAAATCATTTTTTAATTCTTTAAAAATATTGGATAAACTAGGTGGTTTTTGGAGTGTTTTTACACTAAAAGACAAACCGTGAGCTTGATTTTTGCGATGATAAGGATCTTGCCCCAAAATAACTACTTTCACTTTTTCAAAAGGAGTTAAATTAAAAGCTGCAAAAATATCTTCTTGATTGGGATAAATAATTTTGTGATTGGTTTTTTCTTCTTGCAAAAAAGTAAATATTTTTTTAAAATAAGGTTTGGTTTTTTGATTATTAATGATTTGCCACATTAATTGTTTACCTTTTGTTTTGTTATTATCAAAATTATTGTTCTATTATTGTATAATTTGGCTTTATTTGATTGTATTTTGTAATTATTTGGCTGCTTTTAGTTCTTTCATTAAAGCATATAAGAGATACGCCATAATCATTAAATAAACGATTATTAAAAACAAATATAAGGGGCGTTGGAATAAAAAAACAAAGAAAGAACGAATATAATCAAATAAATTTCTGATGAATGAAAAAATATAACGGTGTTTAAAAATATATTTTCCTACAATTTTGTCATAAGGAATTTCTTTTTCGTATGGAAGTTGGGGTTCATTTGCATCACCCCAAGTACCAATTAATTTTTTATTTGGATCATTAGAAACAACTCTATGAATAATAAAACGCTTTTCTTTGGCATCTTGTCTTTCTTCTTCAGAAACATTAGGATTATTATAATGAGGGTGTTCGAAAATTACAATATCGCCGTCTTTTGGATTATTTATGCCTACTTTATAAGGTTTGGTTATGGGATTTTTGGTAATTTGTTTCCCGCCAACAGGCATAAGTTTGGAAGCATCCCAAACACCTATAATAAAAACTTCATCTCCAGGACCATGTATAAAAGGCTCCATGCTGCCAGAAGCAACAGGAAAATGAGCAATACCTAGATATTTGGCTGAATATGCAGGAAAAAAAACATTACCCAAAGAAGCAATAAAGAGATAGATTAGAAAAAAATCTAAAATAATAATCATACTTTTTTTAAAAATTAAAAAAAAGTATTTCGTTTTTTGACTTTGTGGTTGAATTTTTGTTTTATTTTTGAACATAAATAATTATCATAATAATGAATTATTTTCCTTTTTTATTTATTAACTATGAATTATTTTAAACTATACAAATTAATTATAGCACAGAACAAGTTTTTTTTTGATAAAACAATTATAAGTGCTAAAAAAAATATTATTATTATAAAATTAATGTTATAATAATATTGATAATACTATATATAATCAAAAGCTTATTATAAAATAATGATTATTCTCACAATGAATTGAAAGATAAATTACATTCCATATAAGAATTTCGCAATAATAAATTAAAAAATATGAAAATTACAAAATTAAGATATAGATTTGCAACTATTACAACTACTTTTGTATTATTGTTGTTAGTGGTGCTGATTTTTAAATCTTTTGACAATATTGATAATATAAGCCCAACAAAAAACGAACCTAATCATAATGTGGATGTTATTCAAGAAAAAATCTATAACATGGATGGAAACATTGACCATATTTTGGATTACGATAGCAAAACAAATCAAAAAATTAAACTCACAGCATTTAATGAAGAAGAAGGGTGTGTTTGGTATATCATAGAATATGATTTGCAAACTGCCAATAAAATAAGACAAACTGTCTTTGGCAATGATGGAAATATCATAAATATTAAAGAATACGATCCACATACGCAA is a window encoding:
- the dut gene encoding dUTP diphosphatase, yielding MNKTNRFFEKVSSYQNQGINLPQRQTKFSAGYDFEASQSIEIPPQTVILVPTGIKAYFPCNEVLLIYVRSSLPLKKQLTLANGVGVVDSDYYNNLQNEGHIFIALYNFSKSPVQVFKGERIAQGIFQTFFQITQEKENNFYRKGGFGSTK
- a CDS encoding phosphatidate cytidylyltransferase, yielding MIKKRIITGGTLVLFSFFFYYCAPLEIKFLVFASLVIKAVQEMFFILNHPKDTQKQTFIKFGLVATSTLLFFTGVCLILYQNICQNNKLRNDFLLPFKSFLSYLKQPLFNYYFFLLLFLPFLLVLIMLVFLPFLQTKDVSKTFLITFYIGFLMACLFSLFFLHWHYFFLFVLSVMFTDSFAFLARFPCFCPFLGTSSLAPHLSPKKTQKGAILGTFGSTITVLIVFLFLKCDSCIRFSIYTFLISIISQISDLLASKFKRDYGIKDFGSFLPGHGGFLDRFDSWLLSSFFALILFNLPF
- the frr gene encoding ribosome recycling factor gives rise to the protein MQQFAKDILASLEIKMTQAQELMLKNFCDIRTGTANPNILDKITVNYYGATTFLKTLASISVSEGNQINIKPYDSNLIPNIKKVLLASNLGITPQTDGVVVRLVFPKPTEERRKALMKEVEQLSEKTKVAIRNVRREGNDKIKKVELTKDLETFYLNQIQTLTDKNIKLIDKQTATKNIELSKA
- the pyrH gene encoding UMP kinase; translation: MWMHKKILLKLSGESLKGDSSYGIDPRTIKKIAWEIKEIKDLGVKIAIIVGAGNLWRGRTGEELGMDRSQADYMGMLGTIMNSLALQDALEQTNTITRVMTAFPVSSVAEPYIRRKAIRHLEKDRVVILGAGAGSPYFSTDTAAALRAAELNIDVILMAKNNIEGVYNKDPKKYQDAVLIKHIKHQQILSQRLAVMDITAASLCLENNIDILVFNMLKKGNIKKVVLKEGNIGTVISSKGE
- the tpiA gene encoding triose-phosphate isomerase, with product MNYKPRTKVIAGNWKMHKCKDEALEFIQKVSLQVPDQTQVQTLIFPQLTLLDPLVQLQGANLQVGAQNMFYETEGAFTGEVSPQNLLSLGVKHVLLGHSERRTLFGETDQTVNLKLLSALKHKLVPTVCVGESLLTKENNQTQMFLDQQLTNIFAGVPEEALKNMIIAYEPVWAIGTGKSANPQDANKTIEQIREKVTALYSFQASCAIRIIYGGSLSVANIKSILEQPAIDGILAGKASLQTEDFLFFAQIASKQVLVSTKDIFQKNDCPFCY
- the tsf gene encoding translation elongation factor Ts gives rise to the protein MKITAEMIKDLRQKTHAGMNECHKALQQTEGNIEKAIVFLREKGIIKAAQKQGRVTSEGITNIVFAGNNAFLYEINSETDFVSKNEHFQQLVKMLGEIILKKQLSNVKDLLAFNYQNKTVQELLFEKTSVLGENITLKRVLKVTKKPQESFGIYKHQGGRISVLVVLKNDCPSVSEDIAMHIAASKPQFLTPDKVDPTFLAEEKKILHKQAAKELSDKPAQMIEKIIENRLGKMLKDMCLSEQPFVKNADQKVKDYLKANNTDVVYYVRWEMGN
- the rpsB gene encoding 30S ribosomal protein S2, which gives rise to MAVVTTKQLLESGVYFGHATRKWNPKMKPYIFTSRNGIHIINLKKTSEEIEKAYQELLNIITSGGKALFLGTKKQIQSSIREEAQRSQQYYVDHRWLGGTLTNFKTILKRIELLHLLHKQEEEGLWKKLPKKEVVKLKRKRDKLEKFLGGIKDMKNLPQAIFIFDPEKESIAVAEARKLGIKVFGIVDTNCDPDLVDYIIPANDDAIRGVKLIIWLMANACVQGNGGVAEKAETFDAKNPLKPQNYNTLNKRPYQDSPRKPSYQNQNQR
- a CDS encoding HAD-IIB family hydrolase, which codes for MKQKKESLFIFDIDGTLLSSKYKKIFPQTIKAIQTLSQNPDNVLAVATGRNIKRIDVLGDLLPYFKHFVFFNGGLTKYFDKVIDDRPFKKEVVKELIEKAHQANIHIGLTGMTQEIVPSPQDLIPPSLGELYCTNKKSVVDPEFHLHNNVYQVWLFEPNKEKLQNFLKDLKDLQKYYWRTNGGVDLVPQSVNKTCGIKKLKELYCNHQLVCVGDGYNDVEMLKLADLGIGLENTNCQEIKDNCNLLAPHIDDDKFYDFLKLHHLV
- a CDS encoding uracil-DNA glycosylase produces the protein MWQIINNQKTKPYFKKIFTFLQEEKTNHKIIYPNQEDIFAAFNLTPFEKVKVVILGQDPYHRKNQAHGLSFSVKTLQKPPSLSNIFKELKNDLQIAACTNNLTKWALEGVLMINAILTVEKDKPLSHHQIGWQEFTKTIFQALQAKPHIVYVLWGKFAQKYEQYICQSRNCIIKSPHPSPFSAHRGFFGSKPFSRTNTYLQTCGIKAVDWNL
- the fba gene encoding class II fructose-1,6-bisphosphate aldolase → MLTSDKNVLLKAHQQEYAIAQVNINNLEWTKAALQTAEELKSPVILGVSEGAAKYMGGLKTVVAMVRELDAFYNVSVPVILHLDHGSYEAAKQAMEAGFTSVMFDGSHYDFAQNLSKTKEITEICHQKGLLIEAEVGGIGGEEDGIIGKGEIADPQECKQIADLGVDMLAAGIGNVHGKYPDNWTGLDFSVFATIRALTKKQMPLVLHGGTGIPEDMIKKAISLGVAKINVNTEFQLVFARATRQYIEEKKDLTDKGFDPRKLLNPGFLAIKELMRHKLALFGSINKA
- a CDS encoding phosphoglycerate kinase produces the protein MTKSLTNMNITNKKVLLRADLNVPLENGVITDDNRIKAILPTLQYLVKQKTKVIIFSHLGRVKTEADKVHFSLQVVAEKIAFHLQQKVKFVPETQGKILNQAVCKMLPGDVLVVQNTRFEDVPFKKESKNDPELGKYWASLGDIFVNDAFGTCHRTHASNVGIATYIKEKCFGFLVEKEISFLKKIVQTPQRPLVAVLGGSKVSDKIGVIRSLLQKVDVLLIGGGMSYTCLKAKGFNIGTSLLEADKIPLVKELLASPEVKKIVLPKDFVCGKEFSPTTQVAVYSYDNIPDDVMGLDIGPKTIELFTTHLQTAQTVVWNGPVGVFEFEQFSKGTKALAQTISNLSPNKTTIIGGGDSAASVFKYGLDQNFSHISTGGGAFLEFLEGKPMPGLSCIEKL